A genomic stretch from Myripristis murdjan chromosome 12, fMyrMur1.1, whole genome shotgun sequence includes:
- the sptan1 gene encoding spectrin alpha chain, non-erythrocytic 1 isoform X5 has product MSQDTYVETRGSWLEKADRMDTTGVKVLETADDIQERRQQVLDRYRRFKELSMMRRQKLEDSYRFQFFRRDADELEKWIQEKLQIASDENYKDPSNLQGKLQKHQAFEAEVQANAGAIIKLDETGNLMISEGHFASETIRTRLEELHSLWDLLLRRTKEKGMRLLQAQKLVQYLRECEDALDWITDKEAMATSEELGQDLEHVELLQKKFEEFQTDLAAHEERVNEVNQLAAKLTQEAHPELELIVRKQDEVNTAWQRLKGLAQQRQGKLFGAAEVQRFNRDVDETISWIKEKEQLMASDDFGRDLASVQALLRKHEGLERDLVALEDKVNTLGGDAERLQQTHPQNASQIHLKKDELITNWEQIRTLAAERHARLNDSYRLQRFTADFRDLTSWVTEMKALINADELANDVAGAEALLDRHQEHKGEIDAHEDSFRATDEAGQALLNTSHYASEEVKEKLGILAEEKESLLELWEVRRQQYEQCMDLQLFYRDTEQVDNWMSKQEAFLLNEDLGDSLDSVEALLKKHEDFEKSLSAQEEKITALDEFATKLIQNNHYAKEDVATRRDALLSRRNALHERAQSRRAALEDSFHLQQFFRDSDELKSWINEKMKTATDEAYKDPSNLQGKVQKHQAFEAELSANQSRIDALQKSGQELLDGKHYASAEVAGRMEEVSSQWKKLLEATELKGIKLREANQQQQFNRNVEDIELWLYEVEGHLASDDFGKDLTSVQNLQKKHALLEADVAAHQDRIDGITIQARQFQEAGHFDADNIRKKQEALVVRYEALREPMAARKQKLSDSLRLQQLFRDVEDEETWIREKEPIAASTNRGKDLIGVQNLLKKHQALQAEISGHEPRIKAVTQKGEAMVDEGHFAGEEVKVKLGELNGRWDNLKAKASQRRQDLEDSLQAQQYFADANEAESWMREKEPIVGSTDYGKDEDSAEALLKKHEALMSDLIAYGSSIQGLKEQAQSCRQQVAPTDDETGKELVLALYDYQEKSPREVTMKKGDILTLLNSTNKDWWKVEVNDRQGFVPAAYVKKLDPTQSSSRENLLDEQGSIALRQDQIENQYGTLLELGEKRKDMLEKSCKKFMLFREANELQQWINEKESALTNEEVGSDLEQVEVLQKKFDDFQKDLKANESRLRDINKVASELESEGLMAEEAPMVQAQQQELLGAAPGKDEADSKNASPWKELNNRWRSLQQLAEERSNMLGSAHEVQRFHRDADETKEWIEEKNQALNTDNYGHDLASVQALQRKHEGFERDLAALGDKVNSLGETAERLIQSHPEAVDDIQEKCTELNTAWSSLVGRADQRKDKLGNSHDLQRFLSDFRDLMSWINGIRGLVSSEELAKDVTGAEALLERHQEHRTEIDARAGTFQAFEQFGQQLLARGHYASPEIQQKLEALDRERADLEKAWVQRRMMLDQCLELQLFNRDCEQAENWMAAREAFLASDDKGDSLDSVEALIKKHEDFDKAINVQEEKIAALQSFADQLIGADHYAKPEIFNRRNEVLDRWRRLKAQMIEKRSKLGESQTLQQFSRDVDEIEAWISEKLQTATDESYKDPTNIQLSKLLSKHQKHQAFEAELHANADRIRGVIDTGNSLIQRGACAGSEDAVKARLNALDEQWQFLVNKSAEKSQKLKEANKQQNFNTGIKDFDFWLSEVEALLASEDYGKDLASVNNLLKKHQLLEADISAHEDRLKDLNGQADSLMASNAFDTSQVKDKRDAVNGRFTKIKSMAAGRRAKLNESHRLHQFFRDLDDEESWIKEKKLLVSSEDYGRDLTGVQNLRKKHKRLEAELGAHEPAIQSVLDTGKKLSDDNTIGQEEIQQRLAQFVDHWKELKDLSGARGQRLEESLEYQQFVANVEEEEAWINEKLNLVGSEDYGDTLAAVQGLLKKHEAFETDFTVHRDRVNDVCANGDELIKKNNHHVDNISAKMAALRGKVSELERAAAQRKAKLDENSAFLQFNWKADVVESWIGEKENSLKTDDYGRDLSSVQTLLTKQETFDAGLQAFQQEGITNITALKDQLLAAKHVQSKAIEARHAALMKRWNQLLSNSAARKKKLLEAQEHFRKVEDLFLTFAKKASAFNSWFENAEEDLTDPVRCNSLEEIRALREAHEAFRSSLSSAQADFNQLAELDRQIKSYQVVSNPYTWFTMEALEETWRNLQKIIKERELELQKEQRRQEENDKLRQEFAQHANAFHQWLQETRTYLLDGSCMVEESGTLESQLEATKRKHQEIRAMRSQLKKIEDLGAAMEEALILDNKYTEHSTVGLAQQWDQLDQLGMRMQHNLEQQIQARNTTGVTEEALKEFSMMFKHFDKEKSGRLNHQEFKSCLRSLGYDLPMVEEGEPDPEFESILDTVDPNRDGNVSLQEYMAFMISRETENVKSSEEIESAFRALSTENKPYVTKEELYQNLTKEQADYCLSHMKPYLDSKGRELPSAFDFVEFTRSLFVN; this is encoded by the exons AGAATGGATACCACTGGGGTAAAAGTGCTGGAGACAGCCGATGACATCCAGGAGCGCCGCCAGCAGGTGCTGGACCGGTACCGGCGCTTCAAGGAGCTGTCTATGATGCGCCGGCAGAAACTGGAAGACTCATATCGATTTCAGTTCTTCCGCCGTGATGCTGATGAGCTTGAGAAGTGGATCCAGGAGAAGCTGCAGATCGCCTCTGATGAGAACTACAAGGACCCCTCCAACCTGCAG GGCAAGCTGCAGAAACATCAGGCCTTCGAAGCTGAAGTTCAGGCCAACGCAGGGGCCATCATCAAACTGGACGAGACTGGAAACCTCATGATCAGCGAGGGCCATTTTGCCTCCGAGACCATCCGA ACTCGTTTGGAGGAGCTGCATTCCCTGTGGGACCTCCTGCTGCGGAGAACCAAGGAGAAGGGCATGCGGCTCCTGCAGGCCCAGAAATTGGTGCAGTACCTGCGCGAGTGTGAAGATGCCCTCGACTGGATCACTGACAAG GAGGCCATGGCCACCTCAGAGGAGCTGGGCCAGGACCTGGAGCATGTGGAGCTCCTCCAGAAGAAGTTTGAGGAGTTCCAGACAGACCTGGCGGCCCACGAGGAGCGTGTCAATGAGGTCAATCAGCTGGCAGCCAAACTGACCCAGGAGGCCCACCCTGAGCTTGAGTTGATCGTCCGCAAGCAGGATGAAGTCAACACTGCCTGGCAGCGCCTCAAAGGTCTGGCCCAGCAAAGGCAGGGCAAGCTGTTTGGAGCTGCTGAGGTGCAGCGCTTCAACAG GGATGTGGATGAGACCATCAGCTGGATCAAGGAGAAGGAGCAGCTCATGGCTTCTGATGACTTTGGACGTGACCTGGCCAGCGTGCAGGCCCTGCTGCGCAAACACGAGGGTCTGGAGAGAGACCTGGTTGCTCTGGAAGACAAG GTGAACACACTTGGTGGTGATGCAGAGCGCCTGCAGCAGACACATCCCCAGAACGCCTCTCAGATCCACTTGAAGAAGGACGAGCTCATCACCAACTGGGAACAGATTCGCACTCTGGCTGCTGAACGTCACGCCCGCCTGAATGACTCCTATCG GCTGCAGCGTTTCACTGCTGACTTCAGAGACCTGACCAGCTGGGTGACAGAGATGAAGGCCTTGATCAATGCCGATGAATTGGCCAACGATGTGGCTGGAGCTGAAGCTCTGCTGGACCGCCACCAGGAACACAAG GGAGAGATTGATGCCCACGAGGACAGTTTCAGAGCCACTGATGAAGCTGGCCAGGCCTTGCTCAACACAAGCCACTATGCCTCTGAGGAGGTTAAGGAGAAG CTGGGCATACTCGCAGAGGAGAAGGAGTCTCTTCTGGAATTGTGGGAAGTTCGCCGGCAGCAGTATGAGCAGTGCATGGACTTGCAGCTCTTCTACAGGGACACCGAGCAAGTTGACAACTGGATGAGCAAACAAGAG GCTTTCCTCCTGAACGAGGACCTTGGTGACTCCCTGGACAGCGTTGAGGCCTTGCTGAAAAAACATGAAGACTTTGAGAAGTCACTCAGTGCCCAGGAAGAGAAGATCACT GCCCTTGATGAGTTCGCTACCAAACTAATCCAGAACAACCACTATGCCAAAGAGGATGTGGCCACCCGCAGAGATGCT CTGCTCAGCCGTCGTAATGCCCTGCATGAACGTGCCCAGTCTCGCCGCGCTGCCTTGGAGGACTCCTTCCACCTGCAGCAGTTCTTCAGGGACTCTGATGAGCTTAAGAGCTGGATTAACGAGAAGATGAAGACTGCCACCGATGAGGCTTACAAG GACCCCTCAAACCTGCAGGGCAAGGTGCAGAAACACCAAGCCTTTGAAGCTGAGCTGTCGGCTAACCAGAGCCGCATCGACGCTCTGCAGAAGTCTGGCCAGGAACTGCTCGATGGAAAACATTATGCCTCGGCTGAAGTGGCTGGCCGCATGGAGGAAGTCAGCTCGCAGTGGAAGAAACTGCTAGAAGCCACTGAGCTTAAGG GCATCAAGCTCCGTGAGgccaaccagcagcagcagttcaaCAGGAACGTAGAGGATATTGAGCTGTGGCTGTACGAGGTGGAGGGCCACTTGGCTTCAGACGACTTTGGAAAAGACCTGACCAGTGTCCAGAACCTGCAGAAGAAACATGCCCTGCTGGAGGCTGACGTAGCCGCTCACCAG GACCGAATTGACGGCATAACAATCCAGGCACGCCAGTTCCAAGAAGCTGGACATTTTGATGCTGACAACATTCGCAAGAAACAGGAGGCTTTGGTGGTTCGTTATGAGGCTCTACGTGAGCCCATGGCTGCCCGTAAGCAGAAACTGTCCGACTCGCTGCGGCTCCAGCAGCTCTTCAGAGAcgtggaggatgaggagaccTGGATCCGTGAGAAAGAGCCAATCGCCGCCTCTACTAACCGAG GCAAAGACTTGATTGGTGTTCAGAACCTCCTGAAGAAGCACCAGGCCCTGCAGGCTGAGATCTCTGGTCACGAGCCCCGCATTAAGGCTGTCACACAGAAAGGAGAGGCCATGGTGGATGAAG GGCACTTTGCCGGTGAGGAAGTGAAGGTGAAGCTGGGTGAGTTAAACGGCCGCTGGGACAACTTGAAGGCCAAGGCCTCCCAGAGGAGACAGGACCTGGAGGACTCTCTGCAGGCCCAGCAGTACTTTGCTGATGCCAATGAAGCTGAGTCATGGATGAGGGAGAAGGAGCCCATTGTGGGGAGCACAGACTATGGCAAAGATGAAGATTCTGCCGAG GCCCTGTTGAAGAAGCACGAGGCTCTTATGTCTGACCTGATTGCCTATGGCAGCAGCATCCAGGGCCTGAAGGAACAGGCCCAGTCCTGCAGG CAACAAGTGGCTCCCACTGATGATGAGACAGGGAAGGAGCTGGTCTTGGCCTTGTACGACTACCAGGAGAAGAGCCCCCGTGAAGTCACCATGAAGAAGGGCGACATCCTCACTCTGCTCAACAGCACCAACAAA GATTGGTGGAAAGTGGAGGTCAACGATCGCCAGGGCTTCGTTCCTGCTGCCTATGTGAAGAAGCTTGACCCCACCCAGTCTTCCTCCAGGGAAAACCTCCTGGATGAGCAAGGCAGCATTGCACTGCGCCAAGACCAGATCGAGAATCA GTATGGGACTCTTTTGGAGCTGGGTGAGAAACGCAAGGACATGCTAGAGAAGAGCTGCAAGAAGTTCATGTTGTTCCGCGAGGCCAACGAGCTCCAGCAGTGGATCAACGAGAAGGAGAGCGCTCTCACTAATGAGGAGGTGGGCTCTGACCTGGAGCAGGTCGAGGTCCTCCAGAAGAAGTTTGATGACTTCCAGAAG GACCTGAAGGCCAATGAATCTCGCCTGAGAGACATCAACAAGGTGGCGTCTGAGCTGGAGTCTGAAGGCCTCATGGCTGAGGAGGCCCCCATGGTCCAGGCCCAG CAACAGGAACTGCTTGGAGCTGCTCCTGGCAAG GATGAAGCTGATTCAAAGAATGCCTCCCCATGGAAG GAGCTGAACAATCGCTGGCGGTCCCTGCAGCAGTTGGCTGAAGAGAGGAGCAACATGCTGGGCAGTGCTCATGAGGTGCAGCGATTCCACAG gGATGCTGATGAGACCAAAGAGTGGATCGAGGAGAAGAACCAGGCCCTCAACACTGACAACTACGGTCACGACTTGGCCAGCGTACAAGCTCTGCAGCGCAAACATGAAGGTTTTGAGAGAGACCTGGCAGCCTTGGGTGACAAG GTGAACTCCCTTGGGGAGACAGCAGAGCGTCTGATCCAGTCCCATCCAGAGGCAGTGGATGATATCCAGGAGAAATGCACTGAGCTGAACACTGCCTGGAGCAGCCTAGTGGGACGTGCTGACCAGCGCAAGGATAAACTTGGGAACTCCCACGACCTGCAGCGCTTCCTCTCGGATTTCAG AGATTTGATGTCCTGGATCAATGGCATCCGAGGACTGGTATCCTCAGAGGAGTTGGCCAAGGATGTAACTGGAGCTGAAGCCCTTCTGGAAAGACACCAG GAGCACCGAACAGAGATTGATGCCCGCGCTGGCACCTTCCAGGCTTTTGAGCAGTTCGGCCAGCAGCTGCTTGCACGAGGTCACTATGCTAGCCCAGAGATTCAGCAGAAGCTGGAGGCTCTAGACCGTGAGCGTGCCGACCTGGAGAAGGCCTGGGTGCAGCGCCGCATGATGCTTGACCAATGCCTTGAGCTCCAG CTCTTCAACAGGGACTGTGAGCAGGCTGAGAACTGGATGGCAGCTCGTGAAGCCTTCCTCGCCAGCGATGACAAGGGCGACTCCCTTGACAGTGTGGAGGCACTCATCAAGAAACATGAGGACTTTGATAAGGCTATCAACGTACAG GAGGAGAAGATCGCTGCTCTACAGTCCTTTGCTGACCAGCTGATCGGAGCTGACCACTATGCCAAACCTGAAATTTTCAACCGCCGCAATGAAGTCCTGGACAG GTGGCGCCGACTGAAGGCCCAGATGATTGAAAAGCGTTCGAAGTTGGGCGAGTCCCAGACGTTGCAGCAGTTCAGCCGGGACGTGGACGAGATTGAGGCTTGGATCAGCGAGAAGCTGCAGACCGCCACTGACGAATCCTACAAAGACCCCACCAACATCCAG CTGTCCAAGCTGCTG AGCAAGCATCAGAAACACCAGGCGTTCGAGGCAGAGCTGCACGCCAACGCAGACCGAATCCGTGGAGTCATCGATACCGGTAACAGCCTGATTCAGAGGGGCGCCTGTGCTGGCAGCGAGGATGCAGTCAAG GCACGTCTCAACGCTCTTGATGAACAGTGGCAGTTCTTAGTCAACAAGTCGGCAGAGAAGAGCCAGAAGCTGAAGGAGGCCAACAAGCAGCAAAACTTCAACACCGGCATCAAGGACTTTGACTTCTGGCTCTCTGAG GTGGAAGCCCTTCTTGCCTCTGAGGACTATGGCAAAGATCTGGCCTCAGTCAACAACCTGCTGAAGAAACACCAGCTGCTGGAGGCTGATATTTCTGCACATGAG GACCGTTTGAAGGATCTGAATGGTCAGGCTGACAGCCTGATGGCCAGCAATGCCTTTGACACCTCGCAGGTGAAAGACAAGCGAGATGCCGTCAATGGCCGCTTCACCAAGATCAAGAGCATGGCTGCAGGCCGCCGTGCCAAGCTCAATGAGTCGCACCGCCTGCACCAGTTCTTTAGGGACCTGGATGATGAGGAGTCTTGGATCAA AGAAAAGAAGCTGCTTGTGAGTTCGGAGGACTATGGACGTGATTTGACAGGAGTACAGAATCTGAGGAAGAAACACAAGAGACTGGAGGCCGAGCTGGGCGCCCATGAGCCGGCCATACAG tcGGTACTGGACACGGGGAAGAAGCTGTCTGATGACAACACCATTGGCCAGGAGGAGATCCAGCAGAGGCTTGCCCAGTTTGTCGACCACTGGAAGGAGCTCAAGGACTTATCTGGAGCAAG GGGACAGAGGCTGGAGGAGTCGCTGGAGTACCAGCAGTTTGTGGCTAatgtggaagaagaagaagcttgGATTAATGAGAAGTTGAATCTAGTGGGGAGCGAGGACTACGGTGATACTCTGGCTGCTGTGCAG gGCTTGCTGAAAAAACATGAAGCATTTGAGACTGACTTCACCGTGCACAGGGACAGAGTCAATGATGTGTGTGCTAATGGAGATGAGCTCATCAAGAAG aACAACCACCACGTGGACAATATTAGTGCCAAGATGGCCGCTCTGCGGGGCAAGGTGTCGGAGCTGGAGAGGGCAGCCGCCCAGAGGAAGGCCAAGCTGGACGAAAACtcagccttcctgcagttcaaCTGGAAGGCCGATGTGGTGGAGTCCTGGATCG gtgagaAGGAGAACAGCCTGAAGACTGACGACTATGGCAGAGACCTCTCCTCAGTGCAGACTCTGCTCACCAAGCAG GAAACGTTCGACGCCGGCCTCCAGGCCTTCCAGCAGGAGGGAATCACCAACATCACGGCCCTCAAGGACCAGCTGCTGGCTGCCAAGCACGTCCAGTCCAAGGCCATCGAAGCTCGCCACGCCGCCCTGATGAAGCGCTGGAACCAGCTGCTGTCCAACTCAGCCGCACGCAAGAAGAAGCTTCTGGAGGCTCAAGAGCACTTCAGAAAG GTTGAGGATTTGTTCTTGACGTTTGCCAAAAAGGCCTCGGCTTTCAACAGCTGGTTCGAGAACGCCGAGGAAGATCTGACCGACCCAGTGAGGTGCAACTCTCTGGAGGAGATCCGGGCTCTCCGTGAAGCCCACGAGGCCTTCCGGTCGTCGCTCAGCTCCGCGCAGGCCGACTTCAACCAGCTGGCCGAGCTGGACCGACAGATCAAGAGCTACCAGGTGGTGTCCAACCCCTACACCTGGTTTACCATGGAGGCCCTGGAGGAGACCTGGAGGAACCTGCAGAAGATCATCAAG GAGCgagagctggagctgcagaaggagcagaggaggcaggaggaaaatgATAAGTTGCGTCAGGAGTTTGCACAGCACGCCAACGCTTTCCACCAGTGGCTGCAGGAGACCAG GACATATCTTCTGGATGG GTCTTGTATGGTAGAAGAGTCAGGCACCCTGGAGTCCCAGCTGGAGGCCACCAAG cgTAAGCACCAGGAGATCCGGGCCATGCGCAGCCAGCTTAAGAAGATAGAGGACTTGGGTGCGGCCATGGAGGAGGCGCTGATTTTAGACAACAAATACACTGAGCACAGTACAGTGGGCCTGGCCCAGCAGTGGGACCAGCTGGACCAACTGGGAATGAGGATGCAACACAACCTGGAGCAGCAGATACAggccag GAACACGACTGGAGTAACAGAAGAAGCCCTGAAGGAGTTCAGCATGATGTTCAA GCACTTCGACAAAGAGAAGTCAGGCCGTCTGAACCACCAAGAATTCAAGTCATGTCTGCGCTCGCTGGGCTACGACCTGCCCATGGTGGAGGAGGGCGAACCAGACCCGGAGTTCGAGTCCATCCTAGACACCGTGGATCCCAACAG GGATGGCAACGTGTCCTTGCAGGAGTACATGGCCTTCATGATCAGCCGCGAGACGGAGAACGTCAAGTCTAGTGAGGAGATAGAGAGCGCCTTCCGGGCCCTTAGCACCGAGAACAAGCCCTACGTCACCAAAGAAGAGCTCTACCAG AACCTGACCAAGGAGCAGGCCGACTACTGCCTGTCACACATGAAGCCCTACCTGGACAGCAAGGGACGGGAGCTGCCGTCGGCCTTCGACTTTGTCGAGTTCACTCGCTCGCTCTTCGTCAACTGA